A window from Thermoproteales archaeon encodes these proteins:
- a CDS encoding divalent-cation tolerance protein CutA, producing the protein MSSGADIVVFITVPSIDEAEKISDVLLKSKLVACVNVVRGVKFRFWWKGAIEECEEVLLICKSSMKAFHRLLEEVKKNA; encoded by the coding sequence ATGAGCAGTGGGGCCGACATCGTAGTATTCATAACTGTTCCCTCAATCGACGAAGCTGAAAAAATATCGGATGTGCTTTTAAAGTCTAAGCTTGTAGCATGTGTTAATGTTGTACGGGGAGTAAAATTTAGGTTCTGGTGGAAGGGAGCTATTGAGGAATGCGAAGAAGTTTTACTAATTTGTAAATCTTCGATGAAAGCTTTTCATAGGTTACTAGAAGAAGTGAAAAAAAATGCATAG